The DNA window TCCTGCTAATCCAGAGGTTTGTATACATAGTATTTGTTGTACAATATAATATGTCAATGTATTTCATGTAGTATTTAATTCTGATTGATCATGGCAGATAAGGTTTCGAGGACATTACAATATAACCAGAATACGAATAGACGTGGACGTACTGTGCGCACTAGCAGATTTCAAATTACgattattttgaaattataaaaaacatttactttttataatGAGTCTATATAATCTCTTTTTTAGCAATTAGAAAAAGATGAAAACTCGCCAAAACACATTGAGAGGATATATTGTGGTCATTTGTTTCACCAGGATTGTTTTTTCAATTACATGAAACAACCACCCTTTGGAAACAAGAAGTGCATCAAATGTAATAAGAAAATTTACCATTTCAAATGGTCATTAACGGATAAATTAGCAGAGGACAGATGGGCACATGGACAGGCTAGAGAAAGAGAGCTTCAGGAAGTTGTGGAGTTTTTCGATTAGATACACatgcattttaatatttttttaacaaaaataagttAGTCTTTTGGATTAGATGACATAAAGATTCTTAAGGATCCGGTTTGTTTTTTTATACTCTTCTCCAAGTAAGCTTAGTAATGCTACCccttaaaaattaaacataacgaCTCTGTTTCGTTAAtgtgtcaattttttttattactgtttAAAGTGGTATTAGCAACATAAGTCTGAGTCAGAGTAGGTGGATGGTTTTCAGAACAGACCTgtaccacagaataataaacagaATGCctactctgcttgaaaaaataagtacacggatctcgttcgcgcagacggaatcatccatgttttagtcggaaccagtgctgttcagtgacattttatcttgtgtctttgcctacctcagggtaagatcatagggtagaaaattggggacagaaactatgggggcgaagataaggcAAACAAAATAAACGCTGCTAGTGCgtacgacactcagttggttgttggagagctggggtcgtggataaggtgaaataaatgggtcggattggggcatctacacaatgaatgaaataaaggggtacttactcaaatctcctgggcaactgggcaaataaaacaacaaggaaaggcttctagcaatttagaacaagggcgccgctttgaaggatcctaaacttgctgaaggaaagaagaaaagggctcttccttcctaaaaagtaaacacacaaaaaaaaaggttaggagatttttctaaactaaaataaacaaaatggttggagcaataaattaaacgtttatttgtgtctctaacaaacagttatcaaatatataaatggcacaaaaaaatacacatactatataaatagttgccaaatacagaataaagaaACTTACGTGTGTCCGTctacaaactccgtttacaaaggggttggagatactacaaaaacttacaaatgttagcgcacagagattaaccttttttaaaacaaacaaaacaaatcaatatcgaaacaaataaagctagctgtcatatgttaacattaaattaaaaaaaaaacaattaaaatgacagctaagttaaaccataaaatttacaatttattaattattacaattcctttaaattttaataaaagcaattattaataattatcaaaagaaattgtctgtctttactttaaaatttaaaatgttaattgttaccttaatttcacttgttttcacttaacttcaaaaaaaaacttgctactttctctgggattggagctgcaaaggacaaaactctcaactcaaacaaaaggaaaccatttccatacttagGCAAGAACGATTGAAACAGGAACTTGGTGGAGGAAATCAAgctgacgacggggacatcctatatactcattttacaaaatttcttcagtgccggtgcacaaatcttatggtgattactctgttttaaattgccattatgcaaagagtattatcactttaaccggtcttaagacgtaacacaaaaaaattaaatcgactcgcgattcctaATAACTCGAACATCTTTTCTGTCTCAGATCTATCGCTTGACTCCATTCTCGCACGTCTGCCCTGCTTGGAACTCAAATGTCGATCCCTCTTTGcgttaaattttacaaattccACGCCATAAAATAActttccctttacgtctcacagctagtttttgcctacaaacttaaacaAACATAATACCCTCGACAATCGTTCGTCGACAACCTTGAAATATCCCAGTTTTACTACGTCTTAGAAAAAACGTAGCAattgacttgcaatattatattaggggactcgaatgtaaacaaatcgttattcagcgacaaaaaaatttgaaatattatagttagaaataacacgtacgaaatggggaattttgaatgtaaataaaaaaaacacttgAAAGCTGGATACAAAACTTGTTATATTATCGATTGTTTTTACATTCCCTTTTAAAAGATAAACGCAGATTTCCTGGTAATTTTTATGCGTACTGACGAGATAAACGAACAGGGACgtattacgcgctatctcagagttacagtgtgcatagaaaaattaaccagatttaatttatttacggcaactacagacataatatgcactattttattcgtacttttagttgaagaatagattaaattatttcaaatgtactaaattattaatctcaaaaaattttaattacagTTCTGTCGGCTTGTCacaatttctcaattcgagtctatgtttccgtttaaaatatggctatcgcgtgctgacaaacttcaaaggcggcatccgagagtgggcattctaattgttatttattctgtgcttgTACCTTGTACGCAAACGATTTTCgttattgtaaataatttcgaaaaCGTTATTATTTAGAAGACCGCAAATATAGCCATAAACACAATATATCCACGGAAAAAATGGACTAAACGAAAATATCTCTAGGTTGAAAAGTCAAGAACCAGTATATATAGAAGAAATTAGAAATTTGTTTTGAAAGTTTTGAAACAGCAGAGGTTTCAAAGTTTTAGGTATTCTTTTTCAGAGGAATTAGAAACTTAGTAATTATTTTTCAGCGATGAGATAAGGTTGGAGTAGCCGTAATGAATCCAAGTCCATACAGATGAGTTTTCATTTTCTGTATGTAGACATCACAATCCGTCTAGATTTCGCTGCTAATATCGGTATAATCAACACCGAAGTGTTATTACACATCGTTATCAACGACCGCAAATACTTAATCTATGAACCGGCAATTATAGGTAattgtttaattagtccattttTAGAGACAATTTCTAAATGCTTTCCGCGATATATTATTCCAGCTTCTCAGGATCTCTCATGTATTCATTGAAAAGATGTTGCTTCCGTTTACAATACTGGCATCGCGAAAAAGTATTGAACCAGTCTGTTGAGATAGCGTTATAAGTGGGATAAGTACAATATACCTAGTGACCTGCTAGATTTCCGGATTTTTTAACGACGGACTTTTTTCTGGttgtaggttaggttaggttattatTATAGCCTTTGGTGACATTTATACGGCAGAACGTGTTCCGTCGTCTCGTCTACAGCCTGCCAAATTCTGCAATCTGCACTTTCTGTCAGTCAGATTTTATTCGTGTGTCGCTTAAGGCGGCATTGTCCTGTTGGGAGACCTACGATAATTCGCGGATCATTCCTATTCATACTATTCATACAGTGATGAGTGagttaagttttggattagatattgtacactacataaagcgctaaaatcggcaacattgcctcgTACGAGGTAATTGTAATTTCCGACCTCCGACTCGGACACCACGACAGAAAATCATTTATACAGCGTTCCACgcgaaaataacattaggcttatggagatcagtgttgccaaaactctcaggcatgcggtttactagattgtcgatatatttttcgaatttccattttcaaataacatttaactgtaaagtcagaataacaacggaagaaccacaaagccttattatcattatatagtctcagagaacgacataaaatcgctgacatacgtacaccgtattattttaagatgcaattagtaattagatatatgcattccaagcggtccgtttatttgcttttaaatctttaatagccggcaaagtgcatgatttaactaagcaatattttctactgatttctatgattcatggtatatgatattcttaccgaaaatcaaataaactgtcgttactataattaaaagaagataaaataaaataaataaataaataattatcttttgtaaaaactatttatttaattaaaatcattttccctacttttcatctcttgtttcgattgggcatttttggtcaattacgttaaaaaacattaatttaattcatgtctgtgaaaacgaaaatacaaattatacaaccctgtaTCGTGCTTGTATTCATcatggcatcgctgcgcttctatcgtccataagaaatacatggccctatctccgcaatgttattttcttaacgtgaaacgctcttaTAGTAGCATGTAACAACGGATTTAATGCACATCTCGCATTACGCATGCCCGGTTCATTTCTTATAGtacataaactcgataaaaatacactcACCTTTATAAAGCGGTGCAttaatgtgaacaattttttgtggttgaattaaaaataaaagcgcatttgcttaaaaagataaaacaaaaaatatactcttattgaaaataaaaagtaagtcctaataaaataagaaataattccttatgccctacagaaatgattcaaatatttgaccttctatGGATGAACAGTATCCCAATTAGTCACTTTTCTGGTGACACTTTTTGAGCgtgacattttctgcaatttttaggcAATAACAACTcgcaaaatttttaacaatattatgaattgATTGTACGCAAGGAATTAGTCTCTTctcaaaaaaatacagaaaataaatctacacatttttgtccagaattaccaccataaaacagacttgtttacaaaaataaattaaagttctGCGCTGTTACCGCTTTATACAACcgtataatgacaaattattggcgacgggTCAACGAAGCAGGTTCGTAgaaagtcgacggcgcgcagtgttgccaGTTATAGGGTATAtatgtaatttaaaacttaacgtacttTATCTAGTAGATCTTTGAATCTCTTCTTCGATGAAGAAGATGTATAAAAGCCTTCGAATATTTAAGATCGATTTGTTTCATCCGTTCCACCTAGTCCGATTTTGTTCTTTTGGCTGTGCTTCTTGCTATTCCAACGACAGGTTCTGGCCCTATGAATGTTTCTTTTGCTCCTCATCTGGCAAATAGGTCCGCTTTTTTGTTCCTATCAATACCAGTATGCCCAGGCATCCAGAGTAAACTTacttttttctatccgaattcGATTCTGAAGACACAGCAGTTTCGAACTAACATAAAGACAGTCCGAAAAAAGTATTGAATAGTTGGGTTTGACGACGCGGTCAGCGGATAAGATTACACACCGTGCCGCGATCTTTATTCTTTATTCACGTTGTTATTAAGATATCCATAAGAAATAAGCTTTCCGTTGTTTTCCGAGTGTGACTAtccttttatattttatttttgaaacttGTTTTTAAGTTAATACAAGTTTTTGCTAACATTAGTTAGCAAGTTAATTTATtctccagagttgaatcgattccatcaattgcaaatttctagtaccggtcataggcgtccgttttgggtaggtcaacggttattttaacgcataactttttgtctttaatttttaagcatttgtgatatTAGATTATTGAATTTTCAGGTTTTCTAGTACTAAAAGATACTCTTACATTAAGTCAATAGGATACACCGTTtcctagaaaaatcgatttgaaaatatttcgttttttcgtcatgaaagttaaaaataatattttttgcccTAGTTGGCTTTGAAATGTCAACAGAAGTATTACCTACGTTTTCATTGTGAAATTGTTGTTAGTTCGTGAACATTCTACTCACGTAACATTTACAGCTCTTCATCAACAGCGCGACATAATGATGTAACAGCAGCATGAAGATGATATTTTAATGGAAGTTGAAGACGATCCAGAAATTAGCGTTCAAAGACTACATATACTCTGCCATATATtccacaatttcaaaatcttctccgtaggaaatatcttacacaacgaaaatttatatcaTTTTCATTTTACAAAGTTACAAGTACTGTACAAGGAGACTTTCCTGCTCGTAAAGAATTTACtagatggttacaaaatcagaaaaatcaaaatgaaaatttattcagatacattttgttttgcgacgaaactactactactactactactacttgtcggtttataacgttctccgccgttttccgacttccaatcgccacttagaccggttgttccatagatcttcttctatggccctctctctcagttctttattccttcgctccaactttttcttggtctacctcgttttctctttccttctggttgccactttagtatttcttttggcattcgttgttcgtccattctttttatgtgtccgaaccagataagttgttttgttgttaggtcatctatgattgttcgtttgattcccattatttctctaatgcgttcgttggtaatcctttctcttctagatcttcctgcggctcttctccaaaaatccatttccgtcgctttcagcgttgacagtgttctttctttcagtggccatacctcatagctgtataaagtgatactttttactatagtctcatatatcctctttttattttctttgctgatggattggtcccataaaatggtgtttaacattgtgatggcttttctccctgacgtatttttttctcttatagctttgtctaatgttccatcttgtgaaatagtgatacctaggtatttgtagtcacagcagtgctttatcgtagtgttatcgtctaatatgaaatctttttgttctgctccaatgcacaggtattcggttttctttttatttacttctagaccccatatatcatactcttcaattaattttcgtgccatatagtttaaatcgccataatcttgagccattattacttgatcgtctgcaaagttaagcgtatataccatagtattggtgagcggtatccccattgtcctgcatttttgtttccatctttttaaagcactttcgaggtatattttaaataaagtggaagacaatccttgctttaatccttttgatgttataaatcctgttgttatttgtgtccctgcttttatctttgttattggttggttgtatagcactttgacggcttttattaattctatattaatattcgtgctttccattgattgccacagcttcttcagtagaacgctgtcgtaggctttccgtaggtgggcgaacaacatatgaatctcttgattccttgccatctttttttctattatctgggttaaggagaaaatgtggtcaatagtggatcgacccgtacgacatcctgcttgttcttctgcttcataatctaagtattctctctcgattcggttctttaacagctttccatatattcgactcatagatccggttacagct is part of the Diabrotica undecimpunctata isolate CICGRU unplaced genomic scaffold, icDiaUnde3 ctg00002212.1, whole genome shotgun sequence genome and encodes:
- the LOC140431890 gene encoding uncharacterized protein translates to IQEADTNFSPSLQCHMLAQAKEIARKCVEPPLHKRPNQLPFQPGPSLQKSIEFLIDCVKRLPGETCQFCNKICFPANPEQLEKDENSPKHIERIYCGHLFHQDCFFNYMKQPPFGNKKCIKCNKKIYHFKWSLTDKLAEDRWAHGQARERELQEVVEFFD